The genomic window TAATTGTTACTCCAATATTAATACTGTTACCGAACCAATGCAATGTAATTACTCCACCTCGATGTTGGTGGTGAACACAAATAATTTTGGTGCTTTTAAGCGAGTCGAGAAGAATGAAAGTCATGAAGCTAGTGTAAAAATggtagatttaaatatttataatgtagAATTTGTTGATAGTGTCCAACAAAACCAAATGATTGGCGAAACGCCTAACTACTGCATTCCTTTAACGATTAACGCCATAACAGTCCAGGGTATCTCATACAGTGACCCATATTtcagtagctttaaattaaactataagaTGGCGTTCGGAGCGCCGGAGCATATGAACAAGTCTGATTACGCTTTTAAATCCTCAGTTTGTATTATACGAGATGAGCCTTGCGATACGCAACTACTAAACGACAAGTCTGCTCATACTATGATATCCAAAACGAAAACTCGAATCATTACTAATGAAGACAAGTCTGTGAAGACATACCATGACAATAATGAATTGGAAGTTGGTTACGACAAACCCGCCAAAAAGACGGCTCTGCGAATGTTCGCGAACGGTGATCTCACCTACGACGCAATGTTGGAACTTACACGAAACGAGGATCGAATAATCAAGGATATGAACACGCAAGACATAGACAGCTGGGGCGTGCCGCGGCGCCTGCGTCTGTGCGGAGGAGGCGAGAGCTCACTCAACGCTGCCACCGGCTGGGGCAGTCCGCCAGCCTCCAACAACAGTAAGTTACCTTTCAATGTCAATTTACTAACATCACAATTAGTTAGTTCTTGATCGACACTCGAATATTTGGCAGTAACGCACGCGGCCGAGATTAGACCTATATTTTAATCGGCGTCGGTGATAAGACAGTAAAAATAGATGTTTTTCTTTGCCAGCTGGGAATTGGGGCGGTAATTCCAGTGGCCAAACAAATAATGGGACAAACAATACTCAACAATGGAATAACACGGCTCAACGCCCGCCCACTTCTCAAGCAGACAGTAAGTTGTTTTAATATCGTCACTCTAATGATGaagtcatcaaaataaaatttgctTCTATTGTTGGCAAATGATAATTGCAGTGATTAGAAATTACGACTAACATTATGGATTTTCACATTTTGTGTAGGTGGTTATGGTTGGATTGTTTCTTGCAGTGAATAGCAACAAGGGAATGGTAATCAAATGCCTCCAACCAGTGGCGCGTCTGCACAGAATTGGCAAAGTTCCCCGCCTAACATGCCAAATTCACAGCCTAACAACAATGGTGCACCAACAAGCAATGGTtagttaacaataaatataaatgcattgcaaaatgtgttttattgaaactttATGGAATTTCTTATCAATTTGTTCATAACTACTAGGTACGAACAACGCTGGTAATGGAAACAATGGCGGTACTAATCCACCCAACTCTACTCCAAATTCAAATGGGCCCACCTCGGCCAATGGGAACAATGGCAACAACGCCAATAGCACTTCCTCTGCTAAGATTGAGCAACTCAACTCAATGAGGGAAGCTTTGTTTAGTCAAGATGGCTGGGGAGGCGTAAGTGGCTGTTTTAATAACAATTGTCTTAATTTAAACCTTATTACACTATTCCTcattttgactttatttttagCAACATGTAAATCAAGATACTAATTGGGATGTACCTGGCTCGCCCGAGCCTGGGCCAGGAAAGGTGGAAAACCAGCCAGCTGGTGGGCCTCCAGCTTGGAAACCAAATATTAACAATGGTGCATTCCTTGGCACTGATCTATGGGAGGCTAACCTAAGAAATGGTGGACAGCCGCCGCCACAGCCCGCAGCTAAAACTCCGTGGGGCCATACGCCCACTACCAACATTGGTGGCACATGGGGCGAAGACGACGACGTTGCAGACTCTGCTAACGTATGGACTGGCCCACCGCCCCCGCAGCAATGGCCTGCAGGTCCCCCGCAACACGCACAGCAGTGGGGCGTGCCCAAGAAGGACGACTGGAATGCATGGGGAGAACCTCACCGACCAGTCGATCCCCGTATTGATCCTCACCGGTCCAGCGATCCTCGTCAACAAAGCGCAGACCCGCGTCACGACCTACGCGGAGGAATATCTGGCCGCCTTAACGGTGATATGTGGAGCCAACATCATCAACATACTGGTGGCCCGAACAAAATGATGCCTGGAGGTGTTAACCAGTGGGGCGCTCAAGGGCCCAAGGATCCAATCAAGGGATCTGGATGGGAAGAACCATCACCGCCGGCAGCAAGACGTGCACCCGGCGGCTTCGATGATGGTACGTCATTGTGGGCACAGCGTGGAATGGGCGGTATGGCAGCTCGCGGACCGCAAGGCCCGCCCGGCCCCCAGCGTATGCCCCCGACGCCTACCAAACCAGACGCCGTATGGGGAGCTCATGGTCAACGCAATGGTTCCTGGGAAGAACCACATACTCCCGCTTGGCCCGACCGCGATGCCCCAGCTTGGCCCGATGCATCCGGACCGGCCCTGTGGCCCGTGCCTAAACCCAAACCTGCTGGACCTGGAACAGCTTGGCCGGATGATATTGGCGAGTGGGGAGGACCAAAACCACCACAAGGTGGCCCACTTGGCAAGCAGCTACCTAAGGAGATGGTGTGGAACAGTAAGCAGTTCAGGTAGGCAAAAGTGAACTTCGATTGTAAAAATCGTATTAAGTCATTATGTTAGCgttattttaacatatttattttccccACATAGGTTCCTCGTTGAGATGGGTTTCAAGAAGGAGGAAGCAGAGGCAGCCCTGCGTAGCCGCGACATGAACGCGGAGGAGGCGTTGGAGATGCTGGCCAGCGCTCGCGGTGACGGGTGGCGACGCGACGATCACTTCGGCGGCCACCACGGCGGCCCCTTCCAGCCGCCGCCCTCCGTGCCCGCGGTCTCTCCCGCCGTTGTGCAGAAGATACTCAACCAGCCGCCTCCCCCAACGCAGCAACACCACCAGTCTTACAACCCCAACAGGTACGCTAGGATATACTTCTCGGGAACCTATATTTTTGATATACCTATTTCACTTGTTTTTCCTCCCTCCTGCACTTGCCCAGAGGTGACCTTTATGTGAAGGTCAAAGTCAATATGATGATTACGAGAAAACATAAACATTGTTGAGGAAAATGTTTACAGTGAACATTTCTCTCTAGTCATagtgtttacaaataaaaattacataagaatgTAACTTGTATTTGTAAACAATGAGTCATAAACTGCCACAAATAAACTTTAGTTGTAACATAATCTGAAATTGTAGCGGTACGGGCAACGGCGGGCAGCCGAGCGCGGCGCAACTGCGCATGCTCGTGCAACAGATACAAATGGCGGTGTCTGCTGGGTACCTCAACCATCAGATATTGAACCAACCCCTGGCTCCGCAAACCCTCGTGCTCTTGAACCAACTGCTGCAACAGGTAACTTAACACATATCATCATTTACCACATATAATCATAACTCTTTGTTACATGTTGATTTTACAATGTGTTGTTTACTTGCAGATCAAGGTACTCCAACAGTTGTTGCAACAGAACTCTCTTGCGATGACCAAAGGTCACTCCTCTCTTGCGCTGCAGTACTCTGTACAAATCACTAAAGCCAAGCAGCAGATTACTGCTCTACAAGTAAGTTGAATAAtttaacttcaaatatttagttGCATGATTTTATCTTAGAACATCTTTGTGAATGTTGTTTCTGTTTATTCTTAGAACCAGATAACAGCGCAGCAGACTCTGTATATGAAGCAGCAGGCTGGCAGCTCAGACTTGTTCAAGCAGGGCCATGACCCCATCGCTCAGTTGCAGAACAACTTCAGTGACATGTCTATACCTAAGGATACTCAAGGGGTATGTATTaatcaaaattacataacatattattaactttaaataaaaaaatataaaagaaagtttccCTTGTCTTTTACTCTTTTTGTAACATGAAATTTATGCAACATtgtgctaatatttttttttatatttagggtTACGGCGGCAGCAGCGGTAACCAGCAATCCCGCCTGAACCAATGGAAGCTGCCTTCTCTGGACAAGGATGGAGAAGGTTCCGAGTTCAGCCGTGCGCCCGGAACTGCTAAGTCTACCACGAGCCCACAGCTCAACCAACTTGGCCTGCAACCTGACtcgtatgtatattttaactAGATAGGCTAGTTTATTTATCAGTAATGACTCTTCCAGAACttaaaaatctatttcagtGCAGACATCAAGCAAAATGCTCTTGACATCATAGTAATGTCAAATGAATTTTTAGTGATACGCATTTATAGTTTCAGTGACATTTGTGCAACTTTgacttttttatgtatatttataatctTGATATTGTCGTAGCACTTGGGGAGTGGGGCGCGGCTCCGAAGGTTGGGGCGACAGCGGGGCTGACGTAGCTGATGGCAAGGACGCCTGGCCCTCACACCCCTCGCACCAGCCTGTATATGATCTGGTGCCTGAGTTCGAACCTGGCAAGCCCTGGAAGGTGAGTTTTATATAATCAGGTTTATAAGAAAAACTTGGTTACTTTGTTGAAGAAAACAATCTAAGGGTAATAATAATGAGATCATAAATGGGAGATAAAAGAGATTTTGGTCTAATCTACGAGTTGACGTACCTCAGGTCGGTGACGAGCAATAGCGTTACTGATGCGCAACGTTCCGTTCTGCGGTTACCTGTCTGCCCACCGTGGAGAATAAGGTCATAGTAACACATTTTTTCGGTCAGCCTTCCTACTAGCGCGTCAAACTTACTTTTAGTAGTTATTGGCCGAACTGAGCGGCTAAATACATGAGTGGGAATTGAAATCGAGGAAATTTTGTAAACGAAAATAACAACAGCAGCTGTGTGAAAAAGCACATCGATACAATCCTTATTTTGCTATAGGGCAACCAAATGAAGAACGTGGAAGACGACCCGGCCATGACGCCCGGGTCCGTGGTGCGGTCGCCACTGTCGCTGGCGGTGATCAAGGACGCCGACATGCTGGGCGGCAAGACGTCCCCGCCGGGCGGCGAGCGCTCGCTGTCGTCGTCCACGTGGTCGTACGCGCCCCCGGGCGGCGCCGGCGGTGGCGCCGCGCTCAAGGCGGACGCGTGGGGCGCCAAGCCGCGGCCCGCGCCGCCCGGCCTCAACAAGGCCTGGCCGCAGCACCACAGCGCCGCGCCTCCGCGCGCCGTCTCCTGGCAGGCCTCCACTTGGCTGCTGCTCAAGAACCTCACTGCTCAGGTACACTAAGCATCACATTGTAGTTAATAGtactagtaaataatattttatcatgcTTTCTTACAAACATTAGGTGAAATACATTATCAAAGAACATAATTTGACATCAATGCAGTCTATCTCTGTTGTATTAAATTCTAAATTGAAATGTATCCAACAGATTGACGGGTCCACCCTGAAGACGCTCTGCGTCCAGCATGGCCCGCTCCAGAACTTCCACCTGTACTTGAACCAGGGTCTCGCCCTCGCCCGCTACTCGACGCGCGAGGAGGCTGCTAAGGTCAGTGCTTATTAATGTTAACATTGTTATCGTGTGCGTGGTATGTGTGCGTTGTATGTGACGAGCGGGTGTCGTGTGTGCAGGCCCAGATGGCCCTGAACAACTGCGTGCTGAGCAACACGACCATCTTCGCGGAGTCGCCGGCCGAGTCTGAGGTGCAGATGATCCTGCAGCACCTGggctcgggcggcggcggcgcgtggcGCGGCGGGCAGAAGGACGGCTGGGGCGGGTTCGCGGCGCTGTGGCCCGACTCGCACGACCAGCGCGCGACGCCGTCGTCGCTCAACTCGTTCCTGCCTCCCGACCTGCTCGGCGGAGAGTCCATCTAAGGCGCTGTCCACATCTGTACAGATGCATTTGTCCGTGTCGATCGGGTTTCGCTCCTAACTTCGTTTCGGTCGCGGTCGCTCGGAAATGTCGCCTCGGTCATTCCTGAGGTGCAAATTTTTTATGGTTAGCGTAAAATCTTCGATTTGGATAGTATAAATAGTATTTATCGATCGGCCGGCATGTCGCTCGATCGTCGACGACGCGAGTTTAGGATCGAAGCCTTAGGTGTCTAGTTGTAATTACGCTTTACCGTCCCCCGTACGGGGATCGACTAATTTTATTCGCCTAGTCAGATGATGTCGAACGCGTCACGTGGCGTCGGGTACGCGGCGCGACGCGGTCGCGGTAGCCAACTGTCCACATACTATATTATCTTACTGTGTTTTAAGTGTTCATGTAGAATATTTAGTGTATATAAGAATTATACATATACAATGGCAAATGAAACTGTATCGAGGTTAGATAGGACGAGTCCGgtcgcggcgggcgcgggccgcAGCCGCGGTCAGACCGCGCGGCCCGCTCCTGCAAATCTACCAAATAACCGTAGGTATCAGATAGCGTAGTGCGTCGCGGGCTACCTCAGTCACACGTCCCGTGGCCTTATTTTATAgcgtatatttattttgttgtgctcGAGGGCTGTTGCTGTTTCGCCCGTCGAGCTGTTGCGTTCCGAGTTTCTTTCGTGttcgtttttattttctcgTTTTATCTGTACTTgtcgtattttaattatttatttctgttttgaaTTCTCACTCGCATAGAGCCCTCGTTTTCCAGTAGTGATATTTTATTCAGCAATAAACGTGTAAGTGCATTTCGCCCACTAACAAAACTTTTACGAttagttgtaatttttataaaggtaacaaaatttgaaattatgagaTTTGAAGTGCATTCTTGTAGCGGTAATTCCTTTTAAGCCGTATAGTCTGATGCAAACGAGTATAGTTATATGCTAGGAGCTCGCGGCCGCTCGGGCGGCGACGCAAGTACAAGTGGGGCGCGCTCCCTTGCAATCCAGTAATCCTGTGATGTAAAGTATCTTGCCTAATGTAAGGATAATCTATTTTGTTGGAGAGTATCATAGTAGCGCGAGTCGCCGGCGGTCGGCCTCCGCCGAAGCTGACGTTTCCCCAAATTTTTTCCAGTATTTGTGATTGAAGTGCCACTTTATGTTTAATATAATGAGACGATTATCTAGATTATACGATTAACGTAAGGGTaacctaatataataaattgaaaattgttttatcattttatattacacATACATTTGTGAGAAATGTTATTAAAGTACTATAATTgaacagtaattaaatattacacttTTGTGTATAGGTAAGAATAAAGTTCTAACTTAAATTTAGCCATATcaatatctatttaaataaaagatttgtgGTATTTTCTATAGGCTCAATTTGAACGTTATTCAAAGTGACATATGCTTTAGATATTCTGTTAATAATATACTTGTAGTCGTAGGTTTGTCGGTATTACATAACTGTAGGTGTAAGTTTACATTTTAAGTCCTATCGTAGAGTTCAATAAGCATACAACTGATATTTAACGGCAACGATTGCACGTGTAAGTTAAAGTTCGTtatcataaagtttatttacacttttatttactttttaatttattgatggTGTGCCACAGAGATACTCtgccaaaatataaaattaccaataATTAGGGGATCAGCGTAGCAGAGCGCTAGGGCTCGGGTCGCGGCCGGCCCAGCGCTCGCTACCGCGCcggcccgcgccgcgccgcccactataataatgtaaattgtaTCTGTATTTCGAACATCTTCCAGtgtttttatgataaaacgATTTTAGCCTTAAGTTAGTTTTAAGCGATTCGCTGTACCTTGTCGAGCCTCTGGTTCGCGTACTCTtcacaaattaattaagttaggtGAACGCGATTTTGGACGTGTAAGTGCGTTTGAACTCTGTTCGCTTCGGACCTGTAGTAGTCTAGAGTTAAATGTTTCGATGTGTGATGTGTTCATTTAGAAACAATATTAGCATTTGTCATTACTACCGTATTATCTTACTATAGGGACCGACGGCAGTTTTGCGTTTTCATCATTGCATATTCTTCGTTGCCTTTCGCGATTTGTATCAGATACAGATTAATTTGAAAGCGGAGCTCCGGTCCGTGCGGACGGACGGGGTAGCGGCCGCCGCGCGTCTCCGAAGGCACGGCTATGCTATGCAGCCCAACTGTTTGATTCGCCTTCCAAGGGGCCATAATCGAGATTGTCACGGAGTTTAATGTTAGGTGCCAAAGAGTGATTATCAAAGATGTCCGGAACAACTGATTGCATTTCTCTGCTTGATAAAGATTCTTccaaaatttgaaattatattcgCGGTACGGGTTAATGATCTGATGTTCCTATAACATTTCGTGTTACGTCTATTCAACAATAGTGCACGTATAAAACAGACAAATGTCAATTCTATGTATTGTTAAAGCTCAATTTAAGTGATGAGGGTGTTTCTTTTACCGATTGATAGAATAAATAAAGagtataggtattatttttaactgatattGTTCTGTCCAATTCTACACCAATATTCGATAACGCCTAAATCTCAGTTGTCTACTCTGGTgcaaatttaaattttaatgatacagcaataaatgtcatatttaattttttataaacttttttccaTTTTAAGGTTAGACAAGCCGATCAAACGGAGAGTATAATAAACCAGTGCCCTTTAGAATACGTCATCCATAGATAAGACGAAAGAAGTTTATGCCTTGAAATTTTTTAGTCAGTTAAAGTTATCAGTACTTAATAATGgatatacatattgtaaagtgGACGTATTTTAAATGTGTAGACGTGTCGGTAGCAGTATATAGTGGTGTTAGAGGTGTATCGGTAGAGGTGTATCGCAAGGTTGTGAGTAGCGGCATCGCGCCGCGCTAACTGAATCTCCTCTCGGTTCAATGACTGCATCATTATTTCCTGCACACAATTATTGCGCCATGTGCAATTTAGTCTGTGTTATTATTATGTTGTTGTGTATTTATATGATACATCTATACTGTAATATGTATATATTGTGGAATTTTATTCGTAAAAATTTAATACGCTTCACGCTTCtcttttaataacatttttcgtGATTTGTTTCTGTTATTTAGAATAAATTTACGTACCTACAAGTAATTATAATAACGATCATAGatgtaaatataagtaaaataatgaaaaaataaaaaacttaaaaaaaaagaaaaaaaatataaagaaaagcaATTAAAAGAAACCAATGATTGTGCCTCAATGAACTGTGGTACGTTACCGTAACAGATGGCAGGTGTAATCGTTTCcttcaaaaatgtattataatgaATTGTGCGCCTAGGCACCGCTCTGTGACTAGCTGTAGACAATATAAGGCTGCGAGCAGCGGGGCCCGCCCACGCCTTGTGTAATCATTAATGAGCTTAGctatgttttacttttattataataagtgttatttcatcaatcaacattttatatatatacctacgtatatgtaaatatttttatctatttattttttggttttcatGAAGTTTACCCGAATTTAACGCGTAACCTTAAAATTGTTGGTTATTTTGGAGTGAGATCGCGCGGTGTCGCGTGTTTCTAACGATCGCATCTATTCCATAACACTTGAATGCCAAAGTCGATGTCTGTAAGCCATTGGACGACCGCTTgtgttttttacataaattgcGTGGATCTCTGACATCACAACAAACTATTGATCGTACAAATAGGAGCCATTAATACTGACAGCCGACACTTAGGTCGCTGTCGCCTATCCAAGCTGCTCTGGTGTTTTAGCTCAACTATTCAAGTAGTTTGCtcatattgttattaattttaattttttattatcttaattattaaaCTTCCCTTAGTGCGGAATAAAATTCTAAAGTTATTTTGTAATCTCCAAATTAGCTTTTAATGTAACTGGACCATAGCTGATAACTGCAGTGTGTATGGCGTAGGACTCATGCCGCCTAAACTGCGCGTAATgcgtttgtaatttattttatagctttcCTTCGCTTGTCACTCTACCGTCCCTGTGGCCTCGTTGAGTCtaagtataatattaaatcGGTAGCTTTATTAGTTTAGCATCAAATCAAACTCGTATTTGTAAAGATACGTATATCAGTTAGTACGTTTAACCGGCCCTTTAGTAGCTAACGCTTAGGAAGGCAATAAATATTGCAGGGAGTATTGAGCAGCGCGGTTCAAGGGCGCCGGGGTCGGTGGCGTGACAACTGTTCGGCTTATTTGTTGCTCGACAGCAGTCGCGACAACCCATTGTCAGGCGCCACTCTCTCGTTCAACTGTGTACTCACATTAGGGACCAAATATCTATGAATATTATGCAGTTTCATTTTCCGCTGACTTACTACACTCATAAATAAGCTGAACGTTGCATACTAAAAGACATTCTCATTTTTC from Helicoverpa armigera isolate CAAS_96S chromosome 2, ASM3070526v1, whole genome shotgun sequence includes these protein-coding regions:
- the LOC135118429 gene encoding protein Gawky-like; the protein is MPPTSGASAQNWQSSPPNMPNSQPNNNGAPTSNGTNNAGNGNNGGTNPPNSTPNSNGPTSANGNNGNNANSTSSAKIEQLNSMREALFSQDGWGGQHVNQDTNWDVPGSPEPGPGKVENQPAGGPPAWKPNINNGAFLGTDLWEANLRNGGQPPPQPAAKTPWGHTPTTNIGGTWGEDDDVADSANVWTGPPPPQQWPAGPPQHAQQWGVPKKDDWNAWGEPHRPVDPRIDPHRSSDPRQQSADPRHDLRGGISGRLNGDMWSQHHQHTGGPNKMMPGGVNQWGAQGPKDPIKGSGWEEPSPPAARRAPGGFDDGTSLWAQRGMGGMAARGPQGPPGPQRMPPTPTKPDAVWGAHGQRNGSWEEPHTPAWPDRDAPAWPDASGPALWPVPKPKPAGPGTAWPDDIGEWGGPKPPQGGPLGKQLPKEMVWNSKQFRFLVEMGFKKEEAEAALRSRDMNAEEALEMLASARGDGWRRDDHFGGHHGGPFQPPPSVPAVSPAVVQKILNQPPPPTQQHHQSYNPNSGTGNGGQPSAAQLRMLVQQIQMAVSAGYLNHQILNQPLAPQTLVLLNQLLQQIKVLQQLLQQNSLAMTKGHSSLALQYSVQITKAKQQITALQNQITAQQTLYMKQQAGSSDLFKQGHDPIAQLQNNFSDMSIPKDTQGGYGGSSGNQQSRLNQWKLPSLDKDGEGSEFSRAPGTAKSTTSPQLNQLGLQPDSTWGVGRGSEGWGDSGADVADGKDAWPSHPSHQPVYDLVPEFEPGKPWKGNQMKNVEDDPAMTPGSVVRSPLSLAVIKDADMLGGKTSPPGGERSLSSSTWSYAPPGGAGGGAALKADAWGAKPRPAPPGLNKAWPQHHSAAPPRAVSWQASTWLLLKNLTAQIDGSTLKTLCVQHGPLQNFHLYLNQGLALARYSTREEAAKAQMALNNCVLSNTTIFAESPAESEVQMILQHLGSGGGGAWRGGQKDGWGGFAALWPDSHDQRATPSSLNSFLPPDLLGGESI